In Paraburkholderia phenazinium, one DNA window encodes the following:
- a CDS encoding histidine phosphatase family protein: MSTQILFIRHGETDWNRIKRIQGHIDIPLATSGLEQAQRLARRLADEAQQGGRLDAIYSSDLQRAQQTAQPVADVLGLPLHLREGLRERSYGAFQGYDRDEIAERYPDEYDRWQTRDPGFAPPEGESMRAFYHRVMDAIEPIVAAHPGGRIACVAHGGVLDCVYRFARDLSLEVPRDYALLNTSVNVVEFDGGKATVKSWADVSHLDAPSEDDTLRKIVKPGL; the protein is encoded by the coding sequence ATGTCCACGCAGATTCTTTTCATCCGGCACGGCGAGACCGACTGGAACCGCATCAAGCGCATCCAGGGGCACATCGACATTCCCCTGGCGACGAGCGGTCTCGAGCAGGCTCAGCGACTCGCGCGCCGTCTCGCGGATGAAGCTCAGCAGGGCGGCCGGCTCGATGCGATCTACTCGAGCGATCTGCAACGTGCGCAGCAGACCGCGCAGCCTGTCGCCGATGTCCTCGGTTTGCCGCTGCATCTGCGCGAAGGCTTGCGCGAGCGTTCGTACGGCGCGTTTCAGGGCTACGACCGTGATGAGATTGCGGAGCGTTATCCCGACGAATACGACCGCTGGCAAACCCGCGATCCTGGCTTCGCACCGCCCGAAGGCGAGTCGATGCGGGCCTTCTACCACCGGGTGATGGATGCGATCGAGCCGATCGTCGCAGCGCATCCTGGCGGCCGCATTGCGTGCGTCGCGCATGGCGGCGTGCTGGATTGTGTCTACCGCTTCGCACGCGACCTGTCGCTAGAAGTGCCGCGCGACTATGCGCTGCTCAATACGAGCGTCAATGTGGTCGAGTTCGACGGCGGCAAGGCAACGGTGAAATCGTGGGCGGATGTCTCGCATCTGGATGCGCCGAGCGAGGACGACACGCTGCGCAAGATCGTCAAGCCCGGTCTCTGA
- the ruvB gene encoding Holliday junction branch migration DNA helicase RuvB yields MIETDKLAAERIIAATPVSPNEEAFERALRPRQLDEYVGQEKVRGQLEIFIEAAKRRSESLDHVLLFGPPGLGKTTLAHIIAREMGVNLRQTSGPVLERAGDLAALLTNLEKNDVLFIDEIHRLSPVVEEILYPALEDYQIDIMIGEGPAARSVKLDLQPFTLVGATTRAGMLTNPLRDRFGIVSRLEFYNAEELARIVTRSASLLHAQIHPDGAFEIAKRARGTPRIANRLLRRVRDFAEVKADGNITAKVADAALRMLDVDPVGFDLMDRKLLEAILHKFDGGPVGVDNLAAAIGEERDTIEDVLEPYLIQQGFLQRTPRGRVATLLTYRHFGLAAPDSTSPVRDLWDSGAT; encoded by the coding sequence ATGATCGAAACCGACAAACTCGCCGCTGAGCGCATCATCGCTGCCACGCCCGTATCGCCGAACGAAGAAGCGTTCGAGCGGGCGTTGCGCCCGCGTCAGCTCGACGAGTACGTCGGGCAGGAAAAGGTGCGCGGCCAGCTCGAAATCTTCATCGAGGCCGCCAAGCGCCGCTCCGAATCGCTTGACCACGTGCTGCTGTTCGGGCCGCCGGGTCTCGGCAAGACCACGCTCGCGCACATCATCGCGCGGGAAATGGGTGTCAATCTGCGGCAAACGTCCGGCCCGGTACTCGAGCGCGCCGGCGACCTCGCCGCGCTGCTGACGAACCTCGAAAAAAACGACGTGCTGTTCATCGACGAAATCCATCGGCTCTCGCCGGTCGTCGAGGAAATCCTGTATCCGGCGCTCGAGGATTATCAGATCGACATCATGATCGGCGAAGGGCCCGCGGCGCGCAGCGTCAAGCTCGATCTGCAGCCGTTCACGCTGGTCGGCGCCACCACCCGCGCCGGCATGCTGACCAATCCGCTGCGCGACCGCTTCGGCATCGTCTCGCGGCTCGAGTTCTACAACGCCGAAGAGCTGGCCCGTATCGTCACGCGGTCGGCGTCGCTGCTTCACGCGCAGATCCACCCGGACGGCGCGTTCGAAATCGCCAAGCGCGCCCGCGGCACGCCGCGGATCGCCAACCGGCTGCTGCGTCGCGTGCGCGACTTCGCCGAGGTCAAGGCGGACGGCAACATCACCGCGAAAGTGGCCGACGCCGCACTCAGAATGCTGGATGTCGACCCGGTCGGCTTCGACCTGATGGACCGCAAGCTGCTCGAGGCGATCCTGCACAAGTTCGACGGCGGCCCGGTCGGCGTCGACAACCTGGCTGCGGCTATCGGCGAAGAGCGCGACACCATCGAAGATGTGCTCGAACCGTATCTGATCCAGCAAGGTTTTCTGCAACGCACGCCGCGTGGCCGCGTCGCTACCCTGCTGACCTATCGGCACTTCGGTCTTGCCGCGCCGGACTCGACCAGTCCGGTACGCGACCTGTGGGATTCGGGCGCGACCTGA
- the ruvC gene encoding crossover junction endodeoxyribonuclease RuvC, whose amino-acid sequence MRILGIDPGLRVTGFGVIDQHGHQLTYVASGTIKTADADLPSRLGTIFEGISTLIRQHAPDQSAIEKVFVNVNPQSTLLLGQARGAAICGLVAGGVPVAEYTALQLKQAVVGYGRATKEQMQQMVVRLLNLAGVPGTDAADALGMAICHAHSGSTLSTLGGIAPSLAKKGLRVRRGRLVG is encoded by the coding sequence GACCCCGGCTTGCGTGTGACCGGTTTCGGCGTGATCGACCAGCACGGTCATCAGCTCACCTACGTGGCAAGCGGCACCATCAAGACCGCTGACGCCGACTTGCCGTCGCGCCTCGGCACGATCTTCGAAGGCATCTCCACGCTGATCCGCCAGCACGCCCCCGATCAATCCGCGATCGAAAAGGTGTTCGTCAACGTCAATCCGCAATCTACGCTCCTGCTCGGCCAGGCGCGCGGCGCAGCGATCTGCGGGCTGGTGGCGGGCGGCGTGCCGGTAGCCGAATACACCGCGCTGCAACTGAAGCAGGCCGTGGTGGGCTACGGCCGCGCGACCAAGGAGCAGATGCAGCAGATGGTGGTGCGTCTGCTGAACCTCGCCGGCGTGCCCGGCACCGACGCCGCCGATGCCCTCGGCATGGCGATCTGCCATGCCCACAGCGGCAGCACGCTCAGCACGCTGGGCGGCATCGCACCCTCGCTCGCCAAGAAGGGCCTGCGGGTGCGCCGCGGGCGGCTGGTGGGCTAA
- a CDS encoding DUF3025 domain-containing protein: MASSAAHVGKPGFADIDWSLPWFAQFSARGIRWQQAALNSYAALLAEMNADAQQSRQTTGRGQRLAFIAQDDLPPGAAYEAHIASTGCVPTRHNLHDFFNASVWFAFPRIKAALNARQSAAIDALGVGPTRGGERDALTLFDENALLFACADPALSRALRGFDWVTLCVANRAAWGERCEVRCFGHALLEKLIAPYKACTGHTWIVDVPVEYFSWPVAERDAWLDEAVSRELSSTRDLTTRVFAPLPVLGIPGWWPANGAAAFYDDPAVFRSGRRQAR, from the coding sequence ATGGCAAGCAGCGCTGCCCATGTTGGCAAGCCGGGCTTTGCCGACATCGACTGGTCGCTGCCGTGGTTCGCCCAGTTCAGCGCGCGGGGCATCCGCTGGCAGCAAGCTGCGCTGAACAGCTACGCCGCGCTGCTTGCCGAAATGAACGCCGACGCCCAGCAGTCGCGGCAGACCACCGGCCGCGGCCAGCGGCTTGCCTTCATCGCGCAGGATGATCTGCCGCCAGGCGCGGCCTATGAGGCTCACATTGCCTCGACCGGTTGCGTGCCCACCCGTCATAACCTGCACGACTTCTTCAATGCCTCGGTCTGGTTTGCGTTCCCGCGCATCAAGGCCGCGCTGAATGCGCGGCAGTCGGCTGCCATCGATGCTCTGGGTGTCGGTCCGACGCGCGGCGGCGAGCGCGACGCCTTGACCCTGTTCGATGAGAACGCGCTGCTGTTCGCGTGTGCCGACCCTGCGCTCAGCCGTGCGTTACGCGGCTTCGACTGGGTGACGCTATGCGTTGCCAACCGCGCGGCGTGGGGCGAACGGTGCGAGGTGCGCTGCTTCGGTCACGCGCTGCTCGAAAAGCTGATCGCGCCGTACAAGGCGTGCACGGGACATACGTGGATCGTCGACGTCCCGGTCGAGTACTTCTCGTGGCCTGTTGCGGAGCGCGATGCCTGGCTCGACGAAGCGGTCAGCCGTGAGCTCTCATCCACGCGGGATTTGACGACGCGCGTGTTTGCACCGCTTCCGGTGCTGGGCATCCCCGGCTGGTGGCCCGCCAACGGGGCCGCTGCCTTCTATGACGACCCCGCTGTGTTTCGCTCAGGACGTCGCCAGGCGCGCTGA
- the tyrS gene encoding tyrosine--tRNA ligase, producing MSTESTSKPSPVFPITDEVRHALAVTKRGVDELLIEEEFAQKLAKSAATGVPLRIKLGLDPTAPDIHIGHTVVLNKMRQLQDLGHTVIFLIGDFTSLIGDPSGRNATRPPLTREQIESNATTYFEQAALVLDREKTEIRYNSEWSMPLGADGMIKLASRYTVARILEREDFTKRYQGGLPISIHEFLYPLMQGYDSVALNADLELGGTDQKFNLLVGRELQKQYGQDQQCILTMPLLEGLDGVEKMSKSKNNYIGISEKPTDMFGKLMSISDDLMWRYFELLSFRPMDEIAGFRKEIEAGRNPRDFKVLLGQEIVARFHSQADAERALEDFNYRAKGGVPDDIPSVTLAGAPLAIGQLLKQANLVPSTSEALRNIEQGGVKIDGATVSDKGLKVDAGEYVVQVGKRRFARVTLTA from the coding sequence ATGAGCACCGAGTCCACGTCCAAGCCCAGTCCCGTCTTTCCGATCACCGATGAAGTCCGTCACGCACTCGCCGTTACCAAACGGGGTGTCGACGAGTTGCTGATCGAAGAGGAATTCGCACAAAAGCTCGCGAAGAGCGCGGCCACCGGCGTCCCGCTGCGCATCAAGCTCGGTCTCGACCCGACGGCGCCCGATATCCACATCGGGCATACCGTCGTGCTGAACAAGATGCGCCAGTTGCAGGATCTCGGCCATACGGTGATTTTCCTGATCGGCGACTTCACCTCGCTGATCGGCGACCCGTCCGGCCGTAACGCCACGCGCCCGCCGCTGACGCGCGAGCAGATCGAATCGAACGCCACGACCTACTTCGAGCAGGCCGCGCTGGTATTGGATCGCGAGAAGACCGAGATTCGGTACAACAGCGAATGGTCGATGCCGCTCGGCGCCGACGGCATGATCAAGCTCGCGTCGCGTTACACGGTGGCGCGGATTCTCGAGCGCGAGGATTTCACCAAGCGCTACCAGGGCGGTCTGCCGATCTCGATTCACGAGTTCCTGTACCCGCTGATGCAGGGTTACGACTCGGTCGCGCTCAATGCCGACCTCGAACTCGGCGGCACCGACCAGAAATTCAACCTGCTGGTGGGCCGCGAACTGCAGAAGCAGTACGGCCAGGACCAGCAGTGCATCCTGACCATGCCGCTGCTCGAAGGGCTCGACGGCGTCGAGAAGATGTCGAAGTCGAAGAACAACTACATCGGCATCAGCGAAAAGCCGACGGATATGTTCGGCAAGCTGATGAGCATCTCCGACGATCTGATGTGGCGTTACTTCGAACTGCTGTCGTTCCGCCCGATGGACGAAATCGCCGGCTTCAGGAAAGAAATCGAAGCGGGCCGCAATCCGCGCGACTTCAAGGTGCTGCTTGGGCAGGAGATCGTCGCGCGATTCCACTCGCAGGCGGATGCGGAACGTGCGCTCGAAGACTTCAACTATCGCGCGAAGGGTGGTGTGCCGGACGATATTCCTTCGGTCACCCTGGCAGGTGCGCCGCTCGCAATCGGTCAGTTGCTGAAGCAGGCGAATCTGGTGCCGTCGACTAGCGAAGCGCTGCGCAATATCGAACAGGGCGGCGTGAAGATCGACGGCGCGACGGTGTCGGACAAGGGTCTGAAAGTCGACGCGGGCGAGTATGTCGTGCAGGTCGGCAAGCGCCGTTTTGCGCGCGTGACGCTGACGGCGTGA
- a CDS encoding anhydro-N-acetylmuramic acid kinase, translating into MAQDSTADGIYFGLMSGTSMDGVDGIAVEFAKGKPPVVLAEAFVGFAEGLREALFGLQHPGENEIEREALAANALATRYTVCCHELLRAGNLSAADVRAIGVHGQTVRHRPEKGYTRQINNPALLAEMAHIDVIADFRSRDVAAGGQGAPLVPAFHATVFGAPGETRVVCNLGGISNITILNAAGSVRGFDCGPANALLDEWAHRHLGKPYDQNGHFAAGGQVHRPLLNALLDEPFFTQQPPKSTGRDLFNPAWLDEKLQAFAGLPPADVQATLVVLTAITVAREIERHASDVRAVYVCGGGARNPVLMKAIQAALEDSGVSGVPVLTTEALGVPPHQVEPLAFAWLAMRCVAREPGNLAAVTGAAGERVLGAIYPR; encoded by the coding sequence GTGGCGCAAGACAGCACGGCGGACGGCATCTATTTCGGATTGATGTCGGGTACCAGCATGGACGGGGTGGACGGCATCGCCGTCGAATTCGCCAAGGGCAAGCCTCCGGTCGTCCTCGCGGAGGCCTTTGTCGGCTTCGCAGAGGGGCTGCGCGAGGCGCTGTTCGGCCTGCAGCACCCAGGCGAGAACGAGATCGAGCGCGAAGCGCTGGCGGCCAATGCGCTCGCCACGCGCTACACGGTGTGTTGCCACGAACTGCTACGCGCGGGCAATCTGTCCGCCGCCGACGTGCGGGCGATCGGTGTGCATGGCCAGACCGTGCGGCATCGTCCGGAGAAGGGCTACACGCGTCAGATCAACAATCCGGCGCTGCTGGCGGAGATGGCGCACATCGACGTGATCGCGGACTTCCGCAGCCGGGATGTCGCCGCGGGCGGCCAGGGCGCGCCGCTGGTGCCGGCCTTCCATGCGACCGTGTTCGGTGCGCCGGGCGAAACGCGTGTGGTCTGCAACCTAGGCGGCATCAGCAACATCACGATTCTGAACGCCGCGGGCAGCGTGCGCGGCTTCGACTGCGGGCCGGCCAATGCGCTGCTCGACGAGTGGGCGCACCGCCACCTCGGCAAACCTTACGACCAGAACGGGCACTTCGCAGCGGGTGGCCAGGTGCATCGGCCGTTGCTGAATGCGCTGCTGGACGAACCGTTCTTCACGCAACAGCCGCCCAAAAGCACCGGCCGCGACCTGTTCAATCCGGCCTGGCTCGACGAGAAGCTGCAGGCGTTTGCCGGTCTGCCCCCCGCCGACGTGCAGGCGACGCTCGTCGTGCTGACGGCGATCACGGTGGCACGCGAGATCGAGCGACACGCATCGGATGTCCGCGCGGTCTACGTCTGTGGCGGCGGCGCGCGCAATCCGGTGTTGATGAAAGCGATCCAGGCCGCGCTCGAGGACAGTGGCGTGAGCGGCGTTCCGGTGCTGACTACCGAAGCGCTCGGGGTGCCGCCTCACCAGGTCGAGCCGCTGGCGTTCGCTTGGCTGGCGATGCGCTGTGTGGCGCGCGAGCCAGGCAATCTGGCCGCCGTCACAGGCGCCGCGGGCGAACGGGTGCTGGGCGCGATTTATCCGCGCTGA
- the pyrC gene encoding dihydroorotase, producing MTASTASIDSLTFARPDDWHLHVRDGAMLAAVLPDTARQFGRAIIMPNLKPPVTTTAMAQAYRERIVAAIPAGVKFEPLMTLYLTDNTPPDEMRRARESGFVHGVKLYPAGATTNSDAGVTDIMKCAKTLEVMQETGMPLLVHGEVTDASIDLFDREKVFIDRVMTPLRRAFPALKVVFEHITTKDAVDYIREAGVAPELLGATITAHHLLYNRNAIFQGGIRPHYYCLPVLKRETHRVALVEAATSGNPRFFLGTDSAPHPKGLKEHACGCAGCYTALHALELYAEAFDQAGALDKLEGFASFFGADFYGLPRSGEQVTLRREQWTLPAELPVGDTPVVPLRGGETIGWRLV from the coding sequence ATGACTGCTTCCACTGCTTCGATCGATTCCCTGACGTTCGCCCGTCCCGACGACTGGCATCTGCACGTGCGCGACGGCGCCATGCTGGCGGCGGTGCTGCCGGACACCGCGCGCCAGTTCGGCCGCGCGATCATCATGCCGAACCTGAAACCGCCGGTCACGACCACGGCAATGGCGCAGGCTTACCGCGAGCGCATCGTCGCGGCGATCCCGGCGGGCGTGAAGTTCGAGCCGCTGATGACGCTGTACCTCACCGACAACACACCGCCCGACGAGATGCGCCGCGCGCGCGAAAGCGGCTTCGTGCATGGGGTGAAGCTGTATCCGGCGGGCGCCACGACGAATTCGGACGCCGGCGTCACGGACATCATGAAGTGCGCGAAGACGCTCGAAGTCATGCAGGAAACCGGCATGCCGCTGCTGGTGCACGGTGAAGTGACGGATGCATCCATTGATCTGTTCGACCGCGAGAAGGTCTTCATCGACCGCGTAATGACGCCGCTGCGCCGCGCGTTTCCGGCGCTGAAGGTAGTGTTCGAGCACATCACGACCAAAGACGCGGTGGACTATATCCGCGAGGCCGGCGTGGCGCCGGAGCTGCTCGGCGCGACGATCACCGCGCACCATCTGCTCTATAACCGCAACGCGATTTTCCAGGGCGGCATTCGTCCGCACTACTACTGTCTGCCGGTACTCAAGCGCGAGACGCATCGCGTGGCGCTGGTCGAGGCGGCGACTTCGGGCAATCCGCGCTTCTTCCTCGGCACGGACAGCGCGCCGCATCCGAAGGGGCTGAAGGAGCATGCGTGCGGTTGCGCGGGCTGCTACACGGCGCTGCATGCGCTCGAACTGTACGCGGAAGCGTTCGACCAGGCCGGTGCGCTGGACAAGCTCGAGGGGTTTGCAAGCTTCTTCGGCGCGGACTTTTACGGTCTCCCACGTAGCGGCGAGCAGGTCACCCTGCGCCGCGAGCAGTGGACGCTGCCGGCCGAACTGCCGGTGGGCGATACGCCGGTCGTGCCGTTGCGCGGTGGCGAGACGATCGGCTGGCGGCTGGTCTGA
- the dtd gene encoding D-aminoacyl-tRNA deacylase — MIALIQRVRRAEVRVGERVTGAIEAGLLALVCAERGDTDAAADRLLAKVLGYRVFSDAAGKMNLSVQNLDGAGRSGGLLLVSQFTLAADTNSGLRPSFTPAAPPDEGKRLFDYFVAAARAKHPIVETGEFGADMQVSLVNDGPVTFWLQTHA; from the coding sequence GTGATCGCGCTGATCCAGCGCGTGAGGCGCGCGGAAGTGCGCGTCGGCGAACGTGTCACGGGCGCCATTGAAGCGGGCCTGCTCGCATTGGTGTGCGCCGAGCGCGGCGATACGGACGCCGCCGCCGACCGGTTGCTGGCGAAGGTGCTCGGCTACCGCGTGTTCAGCGACGCCGCCGGCAAGATGAATCTCTCGGTGCAAAACCTCGACGGGGCAGGGCGTTCCGGCGGTCTGCTGCTGGTCTCGCAGTTCACGCTGGCGGCCGATACCAACAGCGGCCTGCGCCCGAGCTTCACGCCGGCTGCGCCGCCCGACGAGGGCAAGCGCCTGTTCGACTACTTCGTTGCGGCGGCCCGCGCGAAGCATCCGATTGTCGAAACCGGCGAATTCGGGGCGGATATGCAGGTCTCGCTCGTCAACGATGGCCCCGTCACCTTCTGGTTGCAGACGCACGCCTAG
- a CDS encoding class II glutamine amidotransferase, with translation MCQLLGMNCAAPTDVTFSFTGFAARGGVTDHHADGWGIAFFEDKACRLFIDHQSSATSPIAEMVKRYPIKSKNTIAHIRKATQGHIQLENCHPFMRELWGRHWIFAHNGDLKNYSPFLTGVYQPVGTTDSELAFCALLQGLRKAFPTTQPPLDELFAVLGTLTREITQFGVFNFLMSNGQALFAHCSTNLHYIVRRWPFSTAHLVDADVSIDFAKYTTPEDRVAVIATAPLTDNEVWTAFKPGDLLMFQHGEVVGRVNVPVPPCVLEKLRNPATDASASAPAPVAASSTTAIRNPAVRETATLDVEAADDAAAFES, from the coding sequence ATGTGCCAACTTCTCGGAATGAACTGCGCCGCGCCGACGGACGTCACGTTCTCGTTCACCGGCTTTGCGGCGCGCGGCGGCGTCACCGATCACCATGCAGACGGCTGGGGCATCGCCTTCTTCGAAGACAAGGCCTGCCGCCTCTTCATCGACCATCAATCGTCCGCGACCTCCCCGATCGCCGAAATGGTCAAGCGCTACCCGATCAAGTCGAAGAACACGATCGCGCACATTCGCAAGGCGACGCAAGGGCATATCCAATTGGAGAACTGCCACCCGTTCATGCGCGAACTGTGGGGCCGTCACTGGATCTTCGCGCACAACGGCGACCTCAAGAACTATTCGCCGTTCCTGACCGGTGTCTACCAGCCGGTCGGCACCACCGACAGCGAACTCGCGTTCTGCGCCTTGCTGCAAGGTCTGCGTAAGGCCTTCCCGACCACCCAGCCGCCGCTCGACGAATTGTTCGCAGTACTCGGCACGCTCACGCGCGAGATCACGCAGTTCGGCGTGTTCAACTTTTTGATGTCCAACGGCCAGGCGCTGTTTGCGCATTGCTCGACCAACCTGCACTACATCGTGCGCCGCTGGCCGTTCTCGACCGCGCATCTGGTCGACGCGGACGTGTCGATCGATTTCGCCAAGTACACCACGCCGGAAGACCGCGTTGCGGTCATCGCCACCGCGCCGTTGACCGACAACGAAGTGTGGACCGCGTTCAAGCCCGGCGACCTGCTGATGTTCCAGCACGGCGAAGTGGTGGGCCGCGTGAATGTGCCGGTGCCGCCGTGCGTACTCGAGAAGCTGCGCAATCCGGCTACGGATGCTTCGGCTTCGGCGCCCGCGCCGGTCGCGGCATCCTCGACCACGGCGATTCGCAATCCGGCAGTGCGCGAGACCGCCACGCTCGATGTCGAAGCGGCAGACGACGCAGCCGCGTTCGAGTCCTGA
- the rpsI gene encoding 30S ribosomal protein S9 — MIGNWNYGTGRRKSATARVFIKAGKGDIVVNGKPIAEYFSRETSLMIVRQPLELTNHGVTFDIKVNVSGGGETGQAGAVRHGITRALMDYDATLKPELSKAGFVTRDAREVERKKVGFHKARRRKQFSKR, encoded by the coding sequence ATGATCGGTAACTGGAATTACGGCACGGGCCGCCGCAAGAGCGCCACTGCACGTGTGTTCATCAAGGCAGGCAAGGGCGACATCGTTGTCAACGGCAAGCCTATCGCTGAGTACTTCTCGCGCGAAACGTCGCTGATGATCGTGCGTCAGCCGCTGGAACTCACGAACCACGGCGTCACGTTCGACATCAAGGTCAACGTGTCGGGTGGCGGTGAAACGGGTCAAGCCGGTGCGGTTCGCCACGGCATCACCCGCGCGCTGATGGACTATGACGCAACGCTGAAGCCGGAACTGTCGAAGGCTGGCTTCGTCACGCGTGATGCACGTGAAGTCGAACGTAAGAAGGTCGGCTTCCACAAGGCACGCCGCAGGAAGCAATTCTCGAAGCGTTAA
- the erpA gene encoding iron-sulfur cluster insertion protein ErpA, translating into MNAVTDTPVTEMPSPFVFTDAAADKVKQLIDEEGNPELKLRVFVQGGGCSGFQYGFTFDEAVNEDDTVMNKSGVQLLIDSMSYQYLVGAEIDYKDDINGAQFVIKNPNATTTCGCGSSFSV; encoded by the coding sequence ATGAACGCAGTCACCGACACCCCCGTGACCGAGATGCCTAGCCCCTTCGTTTTTACCGACGCAGCGGCTGACAAGGTCAAGCAGCTGATCGACGAAGAAGGCAACCCGGAGCTGAAACTGCGCGTATTCGTGCAGGGCGGCGGCTGCTCGGGCTTTCAATACGGTTTTACGTTCGACGAAGCCGTCAACGAAGACGATACCGTGATGAACAAGAGCGGCGTCCAGTTGCTGATCGATTCAATGAGCTACCAGTACCTGGTTGGCGCTGAGATCGACTACAAGGACGACATCAATGGCGCCCAGTTCGTGATCAAGAATCCGAACGCCACCACCACCTGTGGTTGCGGCTCGTCGTTCTCGGTCTAA
- the ruvA gene encoding Holliday junction branch migration protein RuvA, with amino-acid sequence MIGRIAGVLLEKNPPHLLVDCNGVGYEVDVPMSTFYNLPSTGERVVLLTQLIVREDAHLLFGFGTAEERATFRELLKISGIGARMALGVLSGMSVHELAQTVTMQDAARLTRVPGIGKKTAERLLLELKGKIGADLGAMAGAVSASDHASDILNALLALGYSEKEALAAVKNVPAGTGVSEGIKLALKALSKA; translated from the coding sequence ATGATCGGTCGCATTGCCGGCGTCCTGCTGGAAAAAAATCCGCCCCACCTGCTCGTCGATTGCAACGGCGTGGGCTACGAGGTCGACGTGCCGATGAGCACGTTCTACAACCTGCCCTCGACCGGCGAACGGGTGGTCCTGCTCACCCAGTTGATCGTGCGGGAAGACGCGCATCTGCTGTTCGGCTTCGGCACCGCCGAAGAGCGCGCCACCTTCCGCGAACTGCTGAAGATCAGCGGCATCGGCGCGCGCATGGCGCTCGGCGTGCTCTCCGGCATGAGCGTGCACGAACTGGCGCAGACCGTCACGATGCAGGACGCGGCGCGCCTGACGCGCGTGCCGGGCATCGGCAAGAAAACGGCGGAACGCCTGCTTCTCGAACTGAAGGGCAAGATCGGCGCCGACCTGGGCGCGATGGCGGGCGCGGTGTCGGCATCCGACCACGCCTCCGATATCCTGAACGCACTGCTCGCATTGGGTTACTCCGAAAAAGAAGCCTTGGCCGCCGTCAAGAACGTGCCGGCGGGCACGGGGGTGTCCGAAGGCATCAAGCTCGCACTGAAGGCGCTTTCGAAGGCCTGA
- the rplM gene encoding 50S ribosomal protein L13, with translation MKTFSAKAHEVTREWYVIDATDKVLGRVASEVAHRLRGKHKPEFTPHVDTGDFIIVINAGKLRVTGNKSTDKKYYRHSGYPGGIYETTFGKMQERFPGRALEKAVKGMLPKGPLGYAMIKKLKVYAEATHPHSAQQPKALEI, from the coding sequence ATGAAGACATTTTCCGCAAAAGCCCATGAGGTTACGCGCGAATGGTACGTGATTGACGCGACGGATAAGGTTCTCGGGCGTGTCGCCAGCGAAGTGGCACACCGTCTTCGCGGCAAGCACAAGCCAGAATTCACTCCGCACGTCGACACCGGTGATTTCATCATCGTTATCAACGCCGGCAAGCTCCGTGTCACGGGCAACAAGTCCACGGACAAGAAGTACTATCGCCACTCGGGTTACCCGGGCGGCATCTATGAAACGACGTTCGGCAAGATGCAAGAACGCTTCCCGGGCCGTGCGCTTGAGAAGGCGGTCAAAGGCATGCTGCCGAAGGGCCCGCTCGGCTACGCGATGATCAAGAAGCTGAAGGTCTACGCTGAAGCAACGCATCCGCATTCGGCACAACAGCCGAAAGCGCTCGAGATCTAA
- a CDS encoding OsmC family protein — protein MECKVSWMGQDGMAFAAETGSGHLVTMDGAPEGGGRNLAPRPMEMVLLGTGGCTAYDVVMILKKSRQEIAGCSVTLKAERASEDPKVFTRIHFHFTVTGKNLNPATVERAINLSHDKYCSASIMIAKTAELTHSFDIVAG, from the coding sequence ATGGAATGCAAAGTAAGCTGGATGGGGCAAGACGGCATGGCGTTCGCCGCCGAAACCGGTAGCGGCCACCTCGTCACGATGGACGGCGCGCCGGAAGGCGGCGGCCGCAATCTGGCCCCGCGGCCGATGGAAATGGTTCTGCTCGGCACCGGCGGATGCACCGCGTACGACGTGGTGATGATCCTCAAGAAGAGCCGCCAGGAAATCGCCGGCTGCTCGGTGACGCTGAAGGCAGAGCGGGCCAGCGAAGACCCGAAAGTGTTCACCAGGATCCACTTTCATTTCACGGTGACCGGCAAGAACCTGAACCCGGCTACGGTCGAACGCGCCATCAATCTGTCGCACGACAAGTATTGCTCGGCCTCGATCATGATCGCCAAGACCGCCGAACTGACGCACTCGTTCGATATCGTCGCGGGCTGA